A genomic window from Leptospiraceae bacterium includes:
- a CDS encoding PadR family transcriptional regulator — protein sequence MALLKDKYLQILGILLHEGMHGYKINQMLDFTGNSIHIGKANAYKILAKFEELGFVTQKKEAQSNFPDKNVYSITEKGKKEFNRLLRERLGETQPFEHPDGVSLNYIGLLEPKEAVSLLEKRKEALITRQAELKGPSKKILESHPGLNFLSNQVDLELDLLNKLMKNLKTKKK from the coding sequence ATGGCTCTATTGAAAGACAAATATTTGCAAATATTAGGTATCCTTCTTCATGAGGGAATGCATGGTTATAAAATAAATCAAATGCTGGATTTTACAGGAAATTCTATCCACATAGGAAAAGCAAATGCCTATAAAATACTGGCAAAATTTGAGGAATTGGGATTTGTTACCCAAAAGAAAGAAGCACAATCTAATTTCCCTGATAAAAATGTTTATTCAATTACAGAAAAGGGAAAGAAAGAATTTAACAGATTGCTTCGTGAACGATTAGGAGAAACCCAACCATTTGAGCATCCAGACGGTGTGTCTCTTAATTATATTGGCTTACTGGAACCTAAAGAAGCAGTGAGCCTTTTAGAAAAAAGAAAGGAAGCATTGATTACCCGGCAGGCTGAATTAAAGGGTCCATCAAAGAAAATATTAGAGAGTCATCCGGGACTCAATTTTCTATCCAATCAAGTGGACCTTGAATTGGATTTATTAAATAAACTAATGAAAAACCTTAAAACAAAGAAAAAGTAA
- a CDS encoding SDR family NAD(P)-dependent oxidoreductase, producing the protein MSETNKLTVITGCSSGIGKHIAIEMAKLDYKVLMLVRDSDKSRDAYNEIVKISNSNNIKMLYTDFASLDSIRSTSDNIIKEYSQIDILINNAGVIKRKYESSGDGYEMTFAVNYLATFLLTNLLLPLLKNASFSRVINLSSELYKNGIIDLENIPPKGKFNGTKNYADSKLLINIFTKELAERIKNDGITVNCLHPGVIGTDAFREYPKIFVKLMNLFLTKPEKGALPVIRLATSPEYKNVTGQYFNVNKLVPMKNYIFEKEVIQEIWNISRQLVNI; encoded by the coding sequence ATGTCAGAAACAAACAAATTAACAGTAATAACTGGTTGCAGTTCCGGTATCGGAAAGCATATTGCTATTGAAATGGCCAAATTAGACTACAAGGTCTTAATGCTGGTTCGTGATAGTGACAAATCCAGAGATGCCTATAATGAAATTGTCAAAATTTCCAATAGTAATAATATTAAGATGCTATATACAGATTTTGCATCTCTTGATTCTATCCGTTCTACCTCTGATAATATTATTAAAGAATATAGCCAGATTGATATTCTGATTAATAATGCTGGTGTGATTAAAAGGAAGTATGAATCCAGTGGTGATGGTTATGAAATGACTTTTGCCGTAAATTACCTTGCCACATTTCTATTAACAAATTTACTATTGCCTCTCTTAAAGAATGCATCTTTTTCAAGGGTTATCAATCTATCCTCAGAGTTATATAAAAATGGAATAATTGATTTAGAAAATATTCCACCGAAGGGGAAATTTAATGGAACAAAAAATTATGCGGATTCAAAACTACTAATAAATATATTTACAAAAGAATTAGCCGAAAGAATAAAAAATGATGGCATAACAGTAAATTGTCTTCACCCCGGCGTTATAGGAACTGATGCTTTCCGTGAATATCCCAAAATATTTGTAAAACTAATGAATTTATTTCTTACTAAACCAGAAAAAGGAGCATTGCCTGTTATTAGATTGGCAACATCACCAGAATATAAGAATGTCACCGGACAATATTTCAATGTAAATAAACTTGTCCCAATGAAAAATTATATTTTTGAAAAGGAAGTAATACAAGAAATATGGAATATTAGCAGACAACTTGTTAATATATAG
- a CDS encoding ABC transporter substrate-binding protein produces the protein MAKTPKYSKIIRVCHATWGKLGGKTLPHYGLHNHFLEAVLVEAGYTVKTDIINWARCVESVKMMKHDMTMAWESEKLKKDFQFFSYGMKTPMNFYTKISSPLKNGSFEIMKEKRVAYVRETGGLDNFYKNESMFQSVAVNSVDQLFNMIEWDRIDAFIIDPMSFDDEISKKFPHLKGKIKALQPPIQENIISPMIYKKHPKKSEIEKAYENAYKKVVNRSFIQKLEKIHKVKIYR, from the coding sequence TTGGCAAAAACTCCAAAATATAGCAAAATAATCCGCGTCTGTCATGCAACATGGGGGAAACTAGGAGGAAAAACTCTTCCTCATTACGGACTACACAACCATTTTCTTGAAGCAGTTTTGGTAGAAGCCGGATATACCGTAAAAACCGATATTATCAACTGGGCAAGATGTGTAGAGAGTGTTAAGATGATGAAACATGACATGACCATGGCCTGGGAATCTGAAAAACTTAAAAAAGATTTTCAATTTTTCAGTTATGGCATGAAAACCCCCATGAATTTTTACACCAAAATCAGCTCACCTTTGAAAAACGGTTCATTCGAAATAATGAAAGAAAAACGTGTTGCATATGTAAGGGAAACAGGCGGTCTAGATAACTTTTATAAAAACGAAAGTATGTTTCAGTCTGTAGCAGTAAACTCAGTAGACCAACTATTTAACATGATTGAATGGGATCGCATAGATGCGTTTATCATTGACCCGATGAGTTTTGACGATGAAATTTCTAAAAAGTTTCCACACCTAAAAGGAAAGATTAAAGCTCTACAGCCACCTATTCAGGAAAATATAATTTCACCCATGATATACAAAAAACATCCAAAGAAAAGCGAGATAGAAAAAGCGTATGAAAACGCCTATAAAAAAGTCGTAAACAGATCGTTTATCCAAAAATTAGAAAAGATTCATAAAGTAAAAATTTACAGGTAA
- a CDS encoding PAS domain S-box protein, which translates to MNSRILIHKKLRQLKAQNKQLQSEIAFRTQLEKVLREKETRLHAIYNSASVAIGIIDTNGNWLDANQYWLELLGYSKEEFLNLSNRSITHPDDMEITLQYMKNILNGIIKIHRFEKRYLKKNGEIIWMDISISPLLDETGKVIALIGAGTNITERIRAEEALRRSETLFRAIIEQSGEGISLADSTGRYLLVNPAFCQMTGYTEKELLKMNVRDLVPPKIDLKLFSQVLKNEKGYREAVLMKKDGNLFFAEVNGYPIHLKSQRLVLGIIRDITERKQAEDSLKQAKGEAENANRAKSEFLANMSHEIRTPMNAILGFAELLHSKLEDEDLRYYADSISVSGTILLELINDFLDLSKIESGRMELINRAIDIRTILEEMKALFSNKVYDKKLGLIIEVEPQVPQILILDETRLRQILLNLIGNAVKFTDKGYVKVSVSSTNYQEDRVTLTIQVEDTGIGISQSEQENIFESFTQSKGQDSGKYGGTGLGLAICKKLMQLMNGEISLKKRRREGNDFYDFVPRCRGCSQIGRERKGGSFV; encoded by the coding sequence ATGAATTCTCGAATTTTGATCCATAAAAAACTGCGTCAGCTAAAAGCCCAAAACAAACAACTTCAGTCTGAAATTGCGTTTCGAACGCAGTTGGAAAAAGTATTGCGTGAAAAAGAAACTCGTTTGCACGCAATCTATAATTCAGCTAGTGTAGCAATTGGAATTATTGATACCAATGGAAACTGGTTGGATGCCAATCAATATTGGTTGGAACTTCTCGGTTATTCCAAAGAAGAATTCCTCAACCTATCAAACCGAAGCATTACTCACCCGGATGATATGGAAATCACTTTGCAATACATGAAAAACATCCTAAATGGAATTATTAAAATACATCGCTTTGAAAAACGTTATTTGAAAAAAAATGGAGAAATCATTTGGATGGATATATCCATCTCTCCTCTACTGGATGAAACGGGAAAGGTGATTGCTCTGATTGGTGCTGGAACGAATATTACGGAACGCATACGGGCGGAAGAAGCATTGCGTCGTAGTGAAACTCTTTTTCGGGCAATTATTGAACAGTCCGGCGAAGGGATTTCTTTGGCAGATAGTACCGGAAGATACTTACTAGTGAACCCGGCTTTTTGTCAAATGACAGGTTATACAGAAAAAGAACTTCTGAAAATGAATGTTCGTGACCTCGTTCCACCGAAAATCGATTTAAAACTATTTTCTCAGGTATTGAAAAATGAGAAGGGTTATAGAGAAGCAGTTTTAATGAAGAAAGACGGTAATCTATTTTTTGCGGAAGTAAACGGTTATCCTATTCATCTAAAAAGTCAACGATTAGTTCTGGGAATTATTCGAGACATTACGGAACGCAAACAGGCGGAGGATTCCCTTAAACAAGCCAAAGGAGAAGCGGAAAATGCCAATCGGGCAAAATCCGAATTTCTTGCAAACATGAGCCATGAAATCAGGACACCCATGAATGCGATTCTGGGATTTGCCGAACTCTTACATTCCAAATTGGAAGACGAAGACTTGCGTTATTATGCTGATTCCATTTCAGTTAGTGGTACGATTCTCTTAGAACTCATCAATGACTTCCTGGATTTGTCAAAGATCGAATCCGGTAGAATGGAATTAATCAATAGAGCCATTGATATTCGAACTATATTAGAAGAGATGAAGGCACTTTTTTCCAATAAAGTCTATGATAAGAAATTAGGATTAATCATTGAAGTTGAACCGCAAGTTCCGCAGATATTGATTTTGGATGAAACCAGGCTTAGACAAATCCTACTCAATCTGATTGGAAACGCAGTTAAGTTTACGGACAAAGGATATGTAAAGGTTTCCGTTAGTAGTACGAATTATCAAGAGGATCGTGTTACATTAACCATCCAGGTGGAGGATACGGGAATCGGAATTTCTCAAAGCGAGCAAGAGAATATTTTTGAATCCTTTACTCAGTCCAAAGGTCAGGATAGTGGGAAGTACGGAGGAACGGGACTAGGACTTGCAATTTGTAAGAAACTGATGCAACTTATGAATGGTGAAATATCGCTTAAGAAGCGAAGAAGGGAAGGGAACGACTTTTATGATTTTGTTCCAAGATGTAGAGGTTGCAGCCAGATTGGAAGAGAGAGAAAAGGTGGAAGTTTTGTCTGA
- a CDS encoding response regulator, with product MILFQDVEVAARLEEREKVEVLSDEAIDFEPAKILIIEDVLLNRELLKRFLKKFKYLELSEAENGKIAIEKVRMSRPDLILMDMKMPEMDGYEATEYLKKDPTTSSIPIIAITASVLNHTDWERKAMCDEYIRKPIRMEELQKKMAKFLRTKEIETNVNMLSFQKIKNPKKLYEILSLERMEIWKDIREILIVDNIIVFAKDLIELGELHDYKELVAWARKLEKSASLYDAKEMKRTLSQFPELIMNLRNFIRED from the coding sequence ATGATTTTGTTCCAAGATGTAGAGGTTGCAGCCAGATTGGAAGAGAGAGAAAAGGTGGAAGTTTTGTCTGATGAAGCTATTGATTTTGAGCCGGCAAAGATATTGATCATAGAAGATGTCCTTTTAAATCGAGAATTGCTAAAAAGATTTTTGAAAAAATTCAAGTATTTGGAATTATCGGAAGCAGAGAATGGGAAAATAGCCATTGAAAAGGTTCGAATGTCTCGTCCTGATTTGATATTGATGGATATGAAAATGCCGGAAATGGATGGATATGAAGCAACAGAATATTTAAAGAAAGATCCAACCACCTCATCCATTCCGATAATCGCTATAACAGCTTCCGTTCTTAATCATACGGATTGGGAAAGAAAGGCAATGTGTGATGAGTATATTCGAAAACCGATTAGAATGGAAGAACTTCAAAAAAAAATGGCAAAGTTTTTAAGAACAAAAGAGATAGAAACAAATGTAAATATGTTATCTTTTCAAAAAATTAAAAACCCAAAGAAACTCTATGAAATTCTGTCCCTTGAAAGAATGGAAATTTGGAAAGATATTCGGGAAATTTTAATTGTCGATAACATCATTGTATTTGCAAAAGATTTAATTGAGTTGGGTGAATTGCATGATTACAAGGAATTGGTAGCTTGGGCAAGAAAACTGGAGAAATCTGCTTCTCTTTATGATGCCAAAGAGATGAAAAGAACTCTGTCACAATTTCCGGAATTGATTATGAATCTGAGAAACTTTATCAGAGAAGATTGA
- a CDS encoding hybrid sensor histidine kinase/response regulator, producing MNENVKKSQILIVDDTPKNIELLGKVLSDQGYKIIIAENGIQALKVVDKILPDLILLDIMMPEMDGYETCKHLKEKPETSEIPIIFLTARVEIKDIVKGFQMGAVDYVTKPFNIAELRQRVKTHLALKFAKEELKEQVKLREDIDRITQHDLKNPLNAIINLPDFIKMKGKLSDEQKKDLERIKISALQMLGMINRSLDLVKMERGTYELSPDSFDIIKVINKVIEDMAQSINFKKLIIKITLNENNINTKNSFFVLGEELLSYSMLSNLLKNAIEASPPDSTIAILLSSIENNAIIKIYNSGFVPLEIRDRFFEKYVTYGKGKDGNGLGTYSAKLMAEIQNGNISMNSSKEDGTTITISLPIR from the coding sequence ATGAATGAAAATGTAAAGAAATCACAAATATTGATAGTGGATGATACTCCTAAAAACATAGAACTATTAGGAAAAGTTTTATCAGACCAAGGATATAAAATAATTATTGCAGAAAATGGAATACAAGCATTGAAGGTAGTTGATAAAATACTACCGGATTTGATTCTATTGGATATTATGATGCCGGAAATGGATGGGTACGAAACCTGTAAACACCTGAAAGAAAAACCGGAAACTTCGGAGATTCCTATCATATTTCTAACGGCTAGAGTGGAAATAAAAGATATTGTGAAAGGATTCCAAATGGGAGCAGTCGACTATGTAACAAAACCATTTAATATCGCTGAATTGCGACAAAGAGTAAAAACACACTTGGCACTAAAGTTTGCTAAAGAAGAATTAAAAGAACAGGTAAAACTGCGTGAAGACATTGATAGAATTACTCAACACGATCTAAAAAATCCTTTGAATGCGATCATTAATTTACCTGATTTTATAAAAATGAAAGGGAAACTAAGTGATGAACAAAAAAAAGATCTTGAACGCATAAAAATATCTGCTTTACAAATGTTGGGAATGATCAATCGATCCTTAGATTTGGTAAAAATGGAAAGAGGTACATACGAATTATCACCAGATTCATTTGATATAATTAAAGTAATTAATAAAGTAATAGAAGACATGGCTCAATCTATAAATTTCAAAAAATTAATTATTAAAATAACTTTAAATGAGAACAACATAAATACTAAAAATTCTTTTTTCGTACTAGGAGAAGAATTGCTTTCTTATTCCATGTTATCCAACTTATTGAAAAATGCAATAGAAGCATCACCACCAGATTCAACAATAGCAATATTATTAAGCTCTATAGAAAACAATGCAATTATTAAAATTTATAATTCTGGGTTTGTGCCATTGGAAATCCGAGATAGATTTTTTGAGAAATATGTGACATATGGAAAGGGGAAGGATGGAAACGGACTGGGAACTTACAGTGCAAAGCTAATGGCAGAAATACAAAATGGTAATATAAGTATGAATTCATCAAAAGAGGATGGAACGACTATCACTATATCACTACCTATTCGTTAA
- a CDS encoding erythromycin esterase family protein has protein sequence MNKINLADWIKNHFIHLNSVSQNNNFDDLIQLRDIIGNAKVIALGENSHFIKEFCELRHRIIRFLIEQCDFKVHAMEFGFAEGIALNHWIQDHSEPESKLKNLLNHFPYPLQIHETLKWIKKHNLSSKASVHFVGIDVPRNGGSLFPTLDILNEFFKLADPEASIYLSDIYRIAQNIDGFSTAQSAFFLNQISEEDKNLLTAQINRLLYRLEALAPRHISQYGKGQYNTILQHIKSLCYLDYNSHAMNRLISGNGLSGDMGARDKFMADSVLRRLKETNSKIVLVAHNAHIQKLPISYGDFLSCLPMGQRLADELGDDYIALGITSEGGHTAALYPDEKGKFGFRIENTKLDIPKEGSIEKLLADAQMHNGILGFKNIPRGSNDPKQIRFDSDYIETSVFDAFDGIIQIPISSVADEIII, from the coding sequence ATGAATAAGATAAACCTTGCAGATTGGATCAAGAATCATTTTATCCATTTAAACTCAGTTTCGCAAAATAACAATTTTGATGATTTGATACAATTACGAGATATAATTGGAAATGCTAAAGTAATTGCGCTCGGAGAAAATTCACATTTTATAAAGGAATTTTGTGAGCTTAGACATCGTATAATAAGATTTCTTATTGAACAATGTGATTTTAAAGTTCACGCAATGGAATTTGGATTCGCTGAAGGTATAGCACTTAATCATTGGATTCAAGACCATAGCGAACCAGAAAGTAAATTAAAAAACTTATTGAATCATTTTCCTTATCCTCTTCAAATTCATGAAACACTTAAATGGATAAAAAAACATAATTTATCTTCCAAAGCATCCGTTCATTTTGTCGGAATAGATGTCCCAAGAAACGGAGGTTCTCTCTTTCCGACATTAGATATTCTAAATGAATTTTTTAAATTAGCTGATCCGGAGGCATCGATTTATCTTTCGGATATTTATCGTATTGCCCAAAATATAGATGGATTCTCTACTGCTCAATCTGCATTTTTTTTAAACCAAATTTCTGAAGAAGATAAAAACTTGCTTACTGCTCAAATAAATAGACTTCTTTATAGGCTTGAAGCATTGGCTCCTCGCCATATTTCTCAATACGGCAAAGGTCAATACAATACAATTCTTCAACATATAAAAAGTCTATGCTATCTTGATTATAACTCTCATGCTATGAATCGCTTGATTTCAGGAAATGGACTTTCGGGAGATATGGGTGCCAGAGATAAATTTATGGCAGATTCTGTTCTCAGGCGTTTGAAAGAAACTAATTCTAAAATAGTATTAGTCGCACACAATGCTCATATTCAAAAACTTCCTATTTCCTATGGTGATTTTTTAAGTTGTCTACCAATGGGACAACGCTTAGCAGATGAATTAGGAGATGACTATATTGCCTTAGGTATAACCTCCGAGGGAGGCCATACTGCGGCTCTTTATCCGGATGAGAAAGGTAAGTTCGGTTTTCGGATTGAAAATACAAAATTAGATATCCCGAAGGAAGGAAGCATTGAAAAATTATTGGCAGATGCTCAAATGCATAACGGAATCCTTGGTTTTAAAAATATCCCCAGAGGATCAAACGATCCGAAACAGATTCGTTTTGATTCCGATTATATAGAAACTTCTGTTTTTGATGCTTTTGATGGGATAATTCAAATTCCAATTTCCAGTGTGGCAGATGAAATAATTATTTAA
- a CDS encoding Crp/Fnr family transcriptional regulator: protein MKPENFWTLLDSITAINLKNIAVIKKYTKSQIVFQQDEVFTGFYIVKCGKFKVYKLKDNGKEIIINIMSSGNIIAAPLLFCPENVYPAYLEALEPGQLYYISEEAYISFSKNYPNFRDQLLSILSKYIINLKDRVSSLSLDTIEERIISYLRDLGAELNFVPLSISKKQLALLLNTTPETLSRTFRKMEEEERLISMNDTYKLMLLPCE from the coding sequence ATGAAGCCGGAAAATTTTTGGACCCTTCTGGATAGTATAACTGCGATTAACTTAAAAAATATTGCAGTGATAAAGAAATATACAAAAAGCCAGATTGTATTTCAACAGGATGAAGTTTTCACTGGTTTTTATATAGTAAAATGTGGTAAATTTAAAGTATACAAGCTGAAAGACAATGGCAAAGAAATTATTATAAATATCATGTCCAGTGGGAATATTATCGCAGCCCCCTTACTCTTTTGTCCTGAAAATGTTTATCCGGCGTATTTAGAAGCTTTAGAGCCGGGGCAGTTGTATTATATATCAGAAGAAGCTTATATATCATTTTCAAAAAATTATCCCAATTTTCGGGATCAACTACTTTCCATACTAAGTAAGTATATCATTAATTTAAAAGATCGTGTTTCTTCACTTTCCTTAGATACGATAGAAGAAAGGATCATTAGTTATTTGAGAGATCTCGGAGCAGAACTGAACTTTGTTCCACTTTCTATATCAAAAAAACAACTTGCTTTGCTCTTGAACACTACCCCGGAAACATTAAGCAGAACATTTCGGAAGATGGAAGAGGAAGAACGATTAATCTCTATGAATGATACTTATAAACTTATGCTATTACCCTGTGAATAG
- a CDS encoding OmpA family protein: MKQLLLIFILFMQIQLYPEEITTYSVFTYGKDFQLRIESIKSQLDSLIEIRSLELESMKSQIKKLELKIQEDSKQYDKDRKDFQEKLKAYKEQEQEIITLKKNLLELELKYIRTDKDRELFKTTNEKLQIELEYLRNREKKLKDLVQKLSAFAKAQKKKKDTILTQYKDLKTSISSVVHPNEGTAFIDKYGDYTRLVIRLSGTISFASGSTTIRNQVKPILNSIFKIITKYPGYHIFIEGHTDNVPFHTATIKNNWELSTKRALGVLEYAVIANPALDLKRISASGYGEYHPIATNFSKEGRRKNRRVDIIVIYWESKK; this comes from the coding sequence ATGAAACAGCTTTTGCTCATTTTTATTCTATTTATGCAGATTCAATTGTACCCGGAAGAAATTACTACGTATAGTGTCTTTACTTACGGCAAGGATTTCCAGTTAAGAATTGAAAGCATAAAATCCCAATTAGATTCCCTGATCGAGATTAGAAGTTTAGAACTGGAAAGTATGAAATCTCAAATCAAAAAACTCGAACTAAAAATTCAAGAAGATAGCAAGCAATATGATAAAGACCGAAAAGATTTTCAAGAAAAACTCAAGGCTTACAAAGAACAGGAACAAGAAATTATCACGCTAAAAAAGAATTTATTAGAACTGGAACTAAAGTATATCCGAACCGATAAGGACCGTGAATTATTCAAAACTACTAATGAAAAGCTACAAATAGAGCTTGAGTATTTAAGAAATAGAGAAAAAAAACTTAAAGATTTAGTCCAGAAGTTGTCTGCTTTTGCAAAAGCACAGAAAAAGAAAAAAGATACAATTTTAACTCAATATAAGGACCTAAAAACAAGCATTTCCTCCGTAGTTCATCCTAATGAAGGAACCGCATTCATAGATAAATATGGAGATTATACCAGGCTGGTTATCCGTTTAAGTGGAACGATTTCTTTTGCTTCCGGTTCAACAACTATTAGAAATCAAGTTAAGCCAATTTTAAATTCCATTTTTAAAATCATAACAAAATACCCCGGATATCACATTTTCATCGAAGGGCATACGGATAATGTCCCTTTCCATACCGCTACGATAAAGAACAACTGGGAACTATCCACAAAAAGAGCCTTAGGTGTTTTAGAATATGCAGTCATTGCAAACCCGGCATTAGATCTCAAAAGAATTTCTGCTTCAGGATACGGAGAATATCATCCGATAGCTACTAATTTCTCCAAAGAGGGAAGAAGAAAAAATCGTAGAGTAGATATTATCGTAATTTACTGGGAATCCAAGAAATAG
- a CDS encoding multidrug efflux SMR transporter, producing the protein MKAWLLILIAGLFETAWVIGMKYSDGFTKFWPAVFTVVCALISMGLLGLSLKSLPLGTAYAVWTGIGALGTAILGILFFGESKEFIRLFFIFLTIVGLIGLKVVSRN; encoded by the coding sequence ATGAAAGCCTGGTTACTTATATTGATCGCCGGATTATTTGAAACTGCCTGGGTTATAGGAATGAAATATTCTGATGGATTTACAAAATTCTGGCCTGCTGTTTTCACCGTCGTCTGTGCCCTGATTAGCATGGGGCTACTCGGTCTTTCTTTGAAATCTCTTCCTCTCGGAACAGCTTATGCCGTATGGACAGGAATTGGAGCTCTGGGGACAGCTATACTGGGTATCCTTTTTTTTGGTGAATCTAAAGAATTTATACGTTTGTTTTTCATTTTTTTAACTATCGTCGGGCTTATCGGGCTCAAAGTGGTCTCCAGGAATTAA
- a CDS encoding class I SAM-dependent methyltransferase produces MDYKDHFSIRSDEYRRYRPVYPKTLYDKVFSACSRFNRAWDCGCGSGQATSTLAEHFTEVIATDPSEKQISRAIQKPNIRYMKAKAEKVPIPDKSIDLISVAQALHWFEFEAFFKEVKRVAAKGAVFSAWTYGVHSFQQEKLDSLVQYFYRGLLESYWPKERMHVEKKYSSIPFPYSRLEIYSFEMEKEWTLTEMLGYLSTWSAVQAYRQEHGADPIDRVYPEFREIWGGDEIKRKIIWPLTLFISKLD; encoded by the coding sequence TTGGATTACAAAGACCATTTTTCTATACGCTCGGATGAATACAGAAGATACCGTCCGGTGTATCCCAAAACCCTGTATGACAAAGTTTTTTCTGCCTGCTCTCGTTTTAACCGTGCCTGGGATTGCGGCTGTGGTAGCGGACAGGCTACTTCTACACTGGCAGAACATTTTACAGAGGTAATTGCAACAGACCCGAGTGAAAAACAAATTTCTCGTGCTATTCAGAAACCGAATATTCGTTATATGAAAGCAAAAGCGGAAAAAGTACCCATTCCCGACAAAAGTATTGACTTAATCTCAGTTGCCCAGGCCCTTCACTGGTTTGAGTTTGAAGCTTTTTTTAAAGAAGTAAAGCGGGTGGCAGCAAAAGGGGCAGTCTTTTCTGCCTGGACCTATGGAGTGCATTCTTTTCAACAGGAGAAACTTGATAGCTTGGTACAGTATTTTTACAGGGGACTTTTAGAAAGTTACTGGCCTAAGGAAAGAATGCATGTGGAGAAGAAATATTCGTCTATTCCTTTTCCGTATTCCAGGCTTGAAATCTATTCTTTTGAAATGGAAAAAGAATGGACTCTTACCGAAATGCTGGGCTATCTTTCTACCTGGTCAGCTGTTCAGGCCTACAGGCAGGAGCATGGAGCGGATCCCATAGACCGGGTCTACCCTGAGTTTAGAGAAATATGGGGAGGGGATGAGATAAAAAGAAAGATCATTTGGCCTCTCACACTTTTTATTAGTAAATTAGATTGA
- the rfaE2 gene encoding D-glycero-beta-D-manno-heptose 1-phosphate adenylyltransferase: MQDFFERLIPFEKVLELRNTLKDKKIVFTNGCFDILHRGHVSYLSEAKSLGDILWLGLNSDSSVKKLKGESRPINPEEDRAAVLLALRFVDYVTLFSQDTPVELLHLVRPHIHVKGGDYKKEDLPEYPVVKQYGGDVFILSFVEGKSTSSIIQKARGG; this comes from the coding sequence ATGCAAGATTTTTTCGAAAGACTTATCCCGTTTGAGAAAGTATTAGAGTTACGAAATACTCTAAAAGACAAGAAAATTGTTTTTACCAACGGTTGCTTTGATATATTACATCGCGGACATGTATCTTATCTTTCTGAAGCAAAGTCCCTTGGAGATATTTTATGGCTCGGCTTAAACTCAGATAGCTCGGTGAAGAAGTTAAAGGGAGAATCAAGACCCATTAATCCGGAAGAAGACAGGGCTGCTGTTTTACTGGCACTGCGTTTCGTGGACTATGTAACCCTATTTTCTCAGGACACGCCGGTAGAGCTATTGCATCTTGTACGGCCTCATATTCATGTAAAGGGTGGAGACTATAAAAAGGAAGATTTGCCTGAGTACCCGGTAGTAAAACAATACGGAGGAGATGTTTTTATACTCTCATTTGTCGAAGGAAAATCAACCAGCTCGATAATTCAAAAAGCGAGAGGAGGATAA